GTCCGCTCTTGGGTTCATTTGCATGATTGACGGTCACCCTGCGGAGTGCTTTTTGGGCGACGTCAAAGCAGAGCGCTGGACAAATGGTGGTTCGGAACGAAGGGTCACTCATGCTGCATGGCCTGCTCTAGCCTGCCCCTATTTGCGGCCCCGAGCTTTTGCAGCCCCAGTGCGTGGGTCATAGCGTAGAGGGCTTCTTCTCCGAGCTTTCCTTTAGCTCTTACTTCATGGGCTAACGCGCCAAGCTCTTGAATGCAGATTTCGTCGACCGAACGAATATTGTTTTCATCGATAGGGCGGCGAAAAGCGAGTGTGGCACTGGAGCCTTGATCGCTGGGCCAGAAAAAGGCTCCGACATCTTCGCTTGAACTCTGGTGTACTTGATTTGCGATAAGGATGACGCGATCGCGGATACGTCCGCCCGTACGAAGCCAGCCATGTGCCCTGGCGATGCGGCGAGCCAGGACGACATCGAGAATGGGGCCTTCATGGTTGATGACGTGGGTGATCATCCGGGTCAACGAGGGCGTATAGGAATCGGCGAAGAACCTGTCTGGTTCCACAAGATCCACGGCTTCACTCGGGTCGGCTTCGGAATACGTGTTGCCTGTTTGCGTTGCAGGAACGTCCGGTTCGTCGGTAAGTGATTTCGCATACGCAGCCTCGATGACATGTGATGTGGATGCGGTGGTCTCGGACAAATTCGGATCTGGCCTGGTCACGGAGCTGGTGGTCGTTACGGCAGCATCATGTCCGGCGGCTTCGAGCGCTTGCGCGAGTGCAGCTTCGGCTGCCAGCCGCGAAGCTTCCTCGCGAGCTTCAAGCTCGGCTTTGATGCGTGTGGCCTCCGCGGCACGATGTGCGCGGACCACGCCGAGAAGATCTTGCAGGCATTTGTCGATGCGCTCGACAACGTCGGTGGGATCGATCCACCAGTCAGTTGACCAGATACGCAGAATCTCCCAGCCCAAGCCGCGCAGGACCTGCTCGCGCAGCTTGTCGCGGTCACGTGCAGTAGCGCTACGGTGATAGGTGGCGCCATCACATTCGATGCCGGCCAAATAGCGCCCCGGTGCATCTGGGTCGACCACACCCAGATCAATACGAAACTGCGAGACGCCGATCTGGGTGTGCAGATGCCAGCCGCGCTTTGCCAGTGCGTCAGCAACGGCTTGCTCGAAGGGGCTGTCGTAGCCACCGCGACTTCCTGATGTGACTTCGGCAAGGGCACGGGAGCCACGCGCCGCAAATTCTAGGAAATGCTTGAGGTCGCGTACTCCGGCTGCGCTGGTGCGTGCAAGATCCATTTGCTCGGCGTGCAGGCTCGCGAATACACGGAGTTCATGGCGAGCTCGTGTGATCGCGACGTTCAGTCGGCGCTCTCCCCCTTGGCGATTCAGTGGCCCGAAGTTCATCGAGAGAAGTCCGGCGCGGTCCGGACCGTAGGTGATCGAGAAATACATGATGTCGCGCTCGTCACCCTGGACGCTTTCGAGATTCTTGACGAAGAGAGGCTCGAGTGCGGCCTCCTCGAAATAGGATTCGAGCGATGGATCCTGCCGGCGCGCCTCGTCGAGAAGATCCTCAATCAGGCGTTGTTGTTCGGCATTGAACGTGACAACACCGATGGTAAGCCGGCTCTCCCTGAAACCGGGCGAGCGCAGACGCGCGACGATATCGGCGACGAGTGCTTTGGCCTCGGCGGGGTTTGTACGCGACGCACCTTTCTCATAGACGCCAATCACGGGATGCAGGCTGACAGCCTGGTCGTTGGTTACCGGAGAAGGGAACGTAACCAGTTTACTTTCGTAGTAACGCTGATTGGAGAACGCGATCAGGCTCTCATGGCGACTGCGATAGTGCCAGTTGAGATTGCGCATGGGCAGGTTGGCGCCGATGCATTCGTCGAGAATGCTTTCGAGATCGCCTTCGACGTCCTCGTCGTCACTTTCAGCATCGGGCCCAGTGCGGTCGAAGAATGACGTTGGCGGCAGTTGCTTGGGGTCGCCAACCATGACGACCTGTTTGCCTCGCGCTATCGCGCCGATGGCGTCCCAAACGGGAATCTGCGAAGCCTCATCGAACACGACAAGGTCGAACGTGCTCGCATCTGGCGGCAGGTACTGCGCAATCGACAATGGGCTCATCAACAGGCAGGGAGTGAGTTTGGTCAACACTGTGGGCGCACGCGACATCAACTCGCGCAGTGGCAGATGGCGGGACTTTTTGCTGATTTCATGACGCAGCGTCCCCCATTCCGATGCGCGGTCGACGCTTTCCGGGTCGGGCAGATCGGCACAAAGGCGCGCGCGCAGCCAGTCACGGGTTAGGGTCGTGAATCGTTCGTCGAGTTCGCGGAAGTCCCGGATGCGCTTCTCGTGTTCTGCGCTGACAAAATCCCGAATGACGGGTTCGTTGTCCACCACCGCATTAAGCCACCAACGACAATAGTTGGTCTCAAAACTGCGACGTACGTTACCAAGGCCTACGGCGCCGCTCTCCATGCCGGAGACAAGTGGTGCGAGACCAAGGCCGATCGCCTCAGCACGGATGCGGCGCCAAGCCGTCCAAGCGCGAAGGCGTGGTTCGGATTGAATGATGCCCTCGCATAGAGAACGCACGTCATCGAGCGAGAACGAGCCCAGTTGAGCGCGGCCATCTTCGGTAAAGCAGGCTGTGGTCGCCAGTTCGGTGAGTAGTCTCGGCAGCAGCTCCGCTGCATTCAGCAGCGCGCGCGCTTCGGCGACGATCGGGCCACCCGACTCCAGCAGACTGTTGGCGTCGCCGAGGAGGTGATGGAGTGTTGTTTTGACCGGACCAAGACCTTCCGGCGTCGCTGCAAGGCCCGCGATGGAAGCGGTGATTTGCGCATGGAAGCTCAGTGCGTTCGCTACATCCTCGGCGTGGGTATGCAGCCCGTTCCAGATGCCGCCAGTCATGCTGCGTAGATCATCGAGTTCACCCAGGGACTTTTCGATCCGCGAGCGTTCGTTCAACAGCTTCCAGTCGGCGGACATGGCATCGCCAGCTTCGCCACGCCCGATCGCGTCGTGAGTTCCGTCAAGGCTGCCTTCCTCGCGCAACTGACGCAGCTCGCGCTGGAATGCCAGCGCGGCGCGAAGTTTATCCACGGATGTCGAAAGCCCCAACCACAGCGATGCCGTGTTGGCCTGCAGATCTGCAAGCTTGTCGATCTCCTTTTCCAGAAGGCGCACCGCGCGCATGCGGGCAAGCTCCGCACGTAGACGTTGGCCACAACTGCCGTCGGCGATGGTTTCAAAGCCACGATCTTCCCAAGTTGCTTGCTGTCGAGCGGCCGCAAGTGCGGGCTGGAAGCGCAAGGCGCAACGGATGTGTTGGGGCTTGCTGTCCAAGGCTTTCCAGACATCTGTTGATGCGGTGCCCGGATTGAGCTCGATAATCTTCGCGCGCAAATCGCGAATGTCGGCCCAAGTTGTCAGGTCCCTGGCAACATCGGGTTTGCCGTTGCCGATGGTTGCTGCGGATAGACGGGCTGTGACGCGGTGCTTGAGATACCAGGATTTAGGCCAGATCGACTGCTCGGCGCGGGTCCATTCCTGCTGGAGGGTGGAGATGTCGATTTGCTCGATATCGGTGGCATAGCCGACCGAGAGATTTTTCGTGGCCTGGTCGAGCCGGGCGATCAGTGCCAATCCCTTGTTCAGACCTGTCACGGTGGATGTTGGCCACGGTTCGGCCAGTTGATCGAGCAACTGGCGATGTTTATCCATGTGCTGCAGACCACGTTCGCAGGCGTCGACGACCTCCCCGGGCCATGACACAGACAGACGCGAACTCAGGTCAAGATGCCGATTTATCAGTTCGATACCTTCCTGCAGGCGCCGCGAGATATTGCGTGCATCCGGGAGCAACACGAAACGCCAGTCGCGGCCTGCCGCAGTCGGTAGGCACCGGGCAAGCTGTTCCAGCGCTTGCACGGCCCGCCGATCTGGTGTTGGCAAAGGTAGCTCGATGGCCTGCGCAAACCGCACAACGCCTTGCTGCATCGCACGCACGGCAGGAAGCGTCTTTCGTGCGGCGTCGATGGTGTGTTGCTGCCAGCTCGGGGACCATTCCGCTTGCCCGATGGTGGCTAGAGCGTGAGTCGTGAGTGATTCGTATCCGACGGATTGCGCATTCACCTCCAGCCGGTCGGCGACGTCCCGCATGACAGCCATGGTGGCCGCATCATGCGTGGTGAAAGATGTCCAGGAAAAACTGAGCCCGTCCAGTTCCGTGCCCGCACTGAGCTGCCCGATGGCATCATAGATCGACCATCCGTTGTCGTATCGGCGGTGTAGGCTCTGAACGTACCCGTTCAATGCACGGCGCAATTCAGCCAAATGTTCGGCCTGTGCTTGCCAGGCGCCAGTGTCGACTTTCCCACGCGCCTCCCACGCAGAGTTCAGTTGGGCGAGGACATCAGTTTTCCTAGCTTTGCTTGAATGCAGTTCGAGGCAGAACTCACCGAGTTTTACTTCGCGCAGACGGCGATAGACGACATCGAGAGCCGCGATTTTTTCCGAAACAAACAACACGTGCTTTCCCTCGGCAACCGACTGCGCTATGAGATTGGCGATGGTCTGGCTCTTGCCGGTTCCCGGGGGTCCTATCAGGACGAAGTTCTTGCCGTGCGCAGCGGCCATGATGGCCGATAGTTGTGACGAATCAGCAGCCAATGGGCAAAAAACTTGACTAGGAGGGAAGTCGCAGTCGAGACGGGTGGCTTCCGGGAAGGAGATGCTTGAGTCAAAGCGGTCGCGTGGTGTGTCGAGCAAATGGCGCACGACCGAGTTCTTTCGCAACTGATCCGTGCGTTCTGCCAGATCCTTCCACATCAAATACTTCGCGAAGGAGAACGTGGACAGCACGACTTCGCGGCTCACTTCCCAGCCCTTGATGTCCTTGATGGCGTGCTCGACGTTTTTCCATATCTTGTCGACATCGAGCCCCGCATCGTCCCGAGGCAGTTCCCCTTCTGCGATACCCAGCCCGAGTCGGAAATCCTGGCGAAGCA
This is a stretch of genomic DNA from Rhodanobacter sp. FDAARGOS 1247. It encodes these proteins:
- a CDS encoding DUF3320 domain-containing protein, translated to MTQEQQQESVAPHEEPLRIEATLATKLNLAAFQNAVPVIIGLAVVNDTDARISDLELSVTSEPTFFQPKTWRIDELVARSRYQVPIPDIALDGSLLSRLTEAETATVSFALRTLGAEANIVTQCDVKLELLPRNQWGGLSSLPDLVAAFVQPNEPAVERLLKQAAEVLRKGGKSSALDGYAGGARRAWELTSAIWSAVASMKLDYALPPASFEHSGQKVRGAWQIGESGLATCLDSTLLFCSALEQAGLNPLLVFTHGHAFAGVWLKNEQFSTTVVDDVTALRKRVRLKELVLFETTLITHHPVPSFSYATERADQLIAENHDESFELAVDVRRARMQRIKPLASAEAAPHQATGVAVDTSDTELGIEEAPDLPDESTAAVDVEPAELNPKDRLARWQRKLLDLSLRNNLLNFKEGKRALRLDVPDPAALEDLLATNETLKLLPRPDLMTGADPRDQALYEERERENVRRQHALDALRRREVFVGLPQQDLEARLIDLYRTARTSLQEGGANTLYVALGFLSWTREDRDDRRYRAPLILLPVTLQRHSARSGFTFVLHDDEPRFNPTLIEMLRQDFRLGLGIAEGELPRDDAGLDVDKIWKNVEHAIKDIKGWEVSREVVLSTFSFAKYLMWKDLAERTDQLRKNSVVRHLLDTPRDRFDSSISFPEATRLDCDFPPSQVFCPLAADSSQLSAIMAAAHGKNFVLIGPPGTGKSQTIANLIAQSVAEGKHVLFVSEKIAALDVVYRRLREVKLGEFCLELHSSKARKTDVLAQLNSAWEARGKVDTGAWQAQAEHLAELRRALNGYVQSLHRRYDNGWSIYDAIGQLSAGTELDGLSFSWTSFTTHDAATMAVMRDVADRLEVNAQSVGYESLTTHALATIGQAEWSPSWQQHTIDAARKTLPAVRAMQQGVVRFAQAIELPLPTPDRRAVQALEQLARCLPTAAGRDWRFVLLPDARNISRRLQEGIELINRHLDLSSRLSVSWPGEVVDACERGLQHMDKHRQLLDQLAEPWPTSTVTGLNKGLALIARLDQATKNLSVGYATDIEQIDISTLQQEWTRAEQSIWPKSWYLKHRVTARLSAATIGNGKPDVARDLTTWADIRDLRAKIIELNPGTASTDVWKALDSKPQHIRCALRFQPALAAARQQATWEDRGFETIADGSCGQRLRAELARMRAVRLLEKEIDKLADLQANTASLWLGLSTSVDKLRAALAFQRELRQLREEGSLDGTHDAIGRGEAGDAMSADWKLLNERSRIEKSLGELDDLRSMTGGIWNGLHTHAEDVANALSFHAQITASIAGLAATPEGLGPVKTTLHHLLGDANSLLESGGPIVAEARALLNAAELLPRLLTELATTACFTEDGRAQLGSFSLDDVRSLCEGIIQSEPRLRAWTAWRRIRAEAIGLGLAPLVSGMESGAVGLGNVRRSFETNYCRWWLNAVVDNEPVIRDFVSAEHEKRIRDFRELDERFTTLTRDWLRARLCADLPDPESVDRASEWGTLRHEISKKSRHLPLRELMSRAPTVLTKLTPCLLMSPLSIAQYLPPDASTFDLVVFDEASQIPVWDAIGAIARGKQVVMVGDPKQLPPTSFFDRTGPDAESDDEDVEGDLESILDECIGANLPMRNLNWHYRSRHESLIAFSNQRYYESKLVTFPSPVTNDQAVSLHPVIGVYEKGASRTNPAEAKALVADIVARLRSPGFRESRLTIGVVTFNAEQQRLIEDLLDEARRQDPSLESYFEEAALEPLFVKNLESVQGDERDIMYFSITYGPDRAGLLSMNFGPLNRQGGERRLNVAITRARHELRVFASLHAEQMDLARTSAAGVRDLKHFLEFAARGSRALAEVTSGSRGGYDSPFEQAVADALAKRGWHLHTQIGVSQFRIDLGVVDPDAPGRYLAGIECDGATYHRSATARDRDKLREQVLRGLGWEILRIWSTDWWIDPTDVVERIDKCLQDLLGVVRAHRAAEATRIKAELEAREEASRLAAEAALAQALEAAGHDAAVTTTSSVTRPDPNLSETTASTSHVIEAAYAKSLTDEPDVPATQTGNTYSEADPSEAVDLVEPDRFFADSYTPSLTRMITHVINHEGPILDVVLARRIARAHGWLRTGGRIRDRVILIANQVHQSSSEDVGAFFWPSDQGSSATLAFRRPIDENNIRSVDEICIQELGALAHEVRAKGKLGEEALYAMTHALGLQKLGAANRGRLEQAMQHE